TATTGATAGCTAGAGAAAGACAAACACAACTCAGGATGGTATAGGGTGAGTGCATTGTATCCTGTTCTTCTGAAAATGACGTAACATTCAATTAAGAATTCTTCCCTGTTCCTGAATACTGAATACGTActctgtaaaaaaacccacaccatcaccaccaacaacaaaaaacccccacacctTCAAGACCATTAGGTGTTCCATTCTTTTGTGCACCCaacttttctctgccttttcatttgtttgtacGTGCTTGAAAAATGTCATGCAAGGAACGGAAATAGGGATGTTTCACTAACTACccattttttcagaaagcatcttCTTAAATTTGTTCTGAGTGTGCTGTTCTATTTACTTGTGATATTCTTCTGTTTAGGTTTTTCCTTCACATACTTTATCTCAACAACATTGTGTACAACTTGTGAGGGAAATCACTTGAGGAACCAAGGGAAATCTCGTTTCCTTATCTGTATTCAATTTACTTACCACCAGATCTTTTTTTGTTCCAACTAAAAAGATTAAGCTGGAATCTGGCTCATTCTCCCTCAATACATCTTCTAGCCACtgtctgaaatacaaaagagaaaTGAGAGAATCAGTCAGAGGGACTGAGGCACACAGGAGAAAGTGACAGATAATAGGGTCACAAGAAAAGTGAGAGGAGGAACTTATGTGAGAGCCTTTTTTTCTAGGCAGAGAGACACCAGCAGCTATTCCAACTCCTTTGAATACATGCCTTCCACTAATGAAGAGTTCAAACGTGCCCACTGTAGAGTGCAAATTCAACATTGATTTTAGCACCCATATATATACATGATGATATATACTGATTTTATCAGTATAAGGGAGAAGGTAAAATTTTGATCGAGATCAGGAATAAGAAAACAAGAACCAGAGAAAAAGATATGAAAAGCATAGCAGATTAAATACAAATGGGAATAAAGAAGAGTAAAATAATCTAATCAGCATTATAAAACAGCTCCCAGTGAAGGCTGCATAATTCTTGTTCAtaagcttttatatttttgttactcTGGCAATCAAGTTCCTCGAGTTATCCAACACAAGTCAAGGAGGGAAGAGactgtgtgtgggggggtggaaAAATCAGGTTCATAGCCTTCAATTATTTTCAGCCAAGCAGACACACttacatatatattattttacaaaGTCCTATGTAAAGGAGCTAAGTACCACAGCAGTAGTCTAAGAAAATAGCCTAATACACATTCAAATAAGACAGACTGCAGGTTGTAAAGCAACACACAGCTACATTACAGTCACAACAGTATGTTAGAAATATGTACACTCTGAGCTGATGACAACAATGTGGATCATAGATCCACGCAGGGTTTTGCAGCCTGCACCAAAAGCAGACCAAGTTTACTCATAACAATTAGTGTGCTGTTACAACCAAACCATTACAAGTATCAGAACCAGTAAGTTTAGCTATCTCTACATATACTATGAGGCTTTAATTGTCTCTCTTCTTTTTGACAGCCTATCTCCCAAAGGAATCACTACAGAAACTAGAGGAAGAAGATAAGATTTGGGGTTAACCTAGAAAATGAGAGGCTCTTGAGATGCTATGCATGAGATCAATTTCATCATTTACATTAGCCTGTTATTGTTTAtagaaatggaattaaaaaaaaaatgctcttggGGGGCACCACATCTCTTCCTGCATGTCTAGTTTTGGAAGGATCAAGCTCTTACTGaactgcttttttccctccactgaCTGTAAAGGAGGTCAGGGATACATAGTTCAAACTTAGgctctgcattttcttcagaataatCCCACCCTACATAATCCAAAAAAGTGTCTGTCGTTCTTCATTTCTTGGCTGAATAGAAAATACGCTCACGATCCAGCAAGTTCTCAGCACATACAGGCTATCCAAGGCAACTAAACCTGCTGTAGAAGATGTAAAGGCTAAGCCAAAATACAGAAACGTACTTGGTGTGATCCAAAGTCTGGATATCAGCCAGATCAAACACTGTAATTATAACTGCAATAAAagacaagaacagaaaaaagtaaGTTAGAAAGTGTATCAGAACTCTCTCCAACTCATCTTGTTAAACAAAGAGAATGTTTACATATAAAGTGCAAGAGCAGGTTTAACACAGAGGAGATGGAAGATTATTTACTTGCTcatccctcttccttctctAGCACCCAATAGGACTGAAGTCCTTAGTCTTCAACATTATTTAGTCTTTTCCTGTAGTCTGCAGTCTATAGTCCTATCACTCCTTTTATTTTGGGACCACAAACTCCTGCAGAAATTGTCTCTTACCAAAGGGACTGCCAGATGTATCCACTTCGAACTTCAGCAGTAACCTTACCCAAACCCAAATTGTTTTCCCCCTCGACACAAGTGCCAATTTTTATCACTGCATCATCAGAATATTCCGAGCTTGTGGGTGTGAGAACATATCAATTAATGAGCTTTTTAGTCCCTTCTTCTCTCCAATAACAGGCAATCCATTCCACCACACTGTGTCTACAGGTACCTTTCCAAGGagcacatatgtatatatgtttcTGTATAAAGTACAGCCTCCTGTCACAGCCaggatgaaattaattttgtactCACCCTCTGCTCCTCGGTAGTAAGCAGATGCAATGCACTTGAACTTTTCCTGACCTGCTGTGTCCcatctgtgcagtgggtgggggggaaagacATTTCAGCTTAATGAAACCCAGCGTAACCTGAGTTACATGCTAATGAAACAGCAGACTGGTACAAGTTGGAGAAGAATGTGATACCAGAGGAGTGTTACCATCTGGAATACGTTATTCATTAACTACTGATAGAAATACAGTAAAGCTCTATTTAATTAAGACATTTGGaccctatttatttttttaaaaatactggtaATTTTGGAGACATAGTTCCAATATTCATATTCTACATGGTAATACccttttcttaaaactttttcCTCATCTATGGCATTTGCATGTGATTCTAGGGCAATCTAATTGTGAAAGTTTTCTGTGCTAATACTAGCTAAATCATATTAATATTAGCCCATATCAGAATCTTGCAAGTGCTAGATATGATATCTCTCCACACAGTACAAATTAGAGACCTACAGAGCAACCCACCAGGTACTAATGACACCATTAAAGAAAATCAAGAAAGTGCTTCTTACTAATGAACACGATATGCAGTCCTCTCAGCTACTGCCAGCACTAcagaggtttgggtttttgttatAGCCTGGCACTGCCTGTCATGGGTACTTGCAAATTTGTCTTGTACGGAAACCTCTCAGCAAGAGGGGGCACTAGTTCTTATTATATAGAAGTGTTCTACCCAGCCACTGCAGATTCTACAGATTAGAATTAGAAGTAGATTAGATTCTACTAAATGTCAACCTGACATTTAGTAGCTCATGAACATTATTGCTTCAGCTGGCAAAATACTGATGCATCAGTCTACATTTCAGAGGGACTCAAGTTCCAAACGGATAGTGTTTTTGAAAATTCTGCCATGCACAATggcactgaaatcagtgggaaatTGATTTCTAGGTATTTTTCAACAAATCCTACTAGCCATCTATTTACATCAAtgatttctcagaaaaaacATCTTCCTAGGTGAAAAGGTTTAAGATTCACGCACTAAACTTCAGgcaaagtatttttctgctCTAGGTCATACTACAGCACAGATGATTCAATAATGCCCTCCACAGAATATTGCTAGCCACTGGAAATACCAAAGGACATCcttcagcagaagcaaagcCGGAGAGAAAAGGCCAGGATTCCCACTAGTCTGATAAACAAAGCTGAAGAATCGAAGATTTTAGGTTCACATTCCAGTAAAAACACTTGCATCATTTGTGATTTGGGGAAAACCAATTAGTTCCTAACTAAGACCTGCTGAAATCACTGGACAACCTACAATTAATTTCAATGGCTGCAGGAATAAAACTCCCAGTAACGCTAAGTTCAGTGCCCATTGTGCTCACTAAACTCAAATGACAGAATGGTGTGACAATAGAACTGGACAAAGTCTGTGGCAAAAGCTTCCACCACTCTTTCAAGAAACTTCactaaaaaaaggcagaattccACTGAAGTGGTGCAAGATGAATTTTCACTGATGAACTTATAACACTTTTTAGGGATGAGAAATCCAAGAGTAAAATTTTTACTCAAACTGAAAGTCCAGGTACAGAACCTGCTTTTCAGATCGCATAAttctttgcaattttattttttaaaaatctttattccACTAGAGCCAGCAGCAATTCAAGCTCTGCTGAGATTGTAATCTGCGCAATACTTAACCATGCTGTCTCAACTTACATCTGGAGATTGTATGGCATTCCAATTATTTCAAAACGTTCGATTTCAAAATCCACTCCAATGGTTGCCTTATAGTCTCGGTCAAAGTTATCTTTACAAAATCTGCGGGGGGGGGAAAGGATGAAATATAGTAACACCCAGCTACAGGTAACTTCAAAACTAACACTATCTCAGGtaaattatgaagaaaagaGTTAACTAACAGTTGAGTGGCTATATCTTGCAGAAGCATATATAAACACACCAAGAAACTAATTCAAAAAAGGAGATACTGGATAACAAACGAGAAAGCATATACATCTAGTCAGCTGTCAGGATGAGATGAGAAtcagaataaaatatctttGGACTGTCAAGGAAGATACAGTATCTTATagttttatttacataaataatgACCCAAATGATTAATCAATGAGATTAATACACCATATCTACTTAAGAAcgtggaagaaaaaaataataaatgcaaaCATGGACAGAAAGCTGTCATGGTGATCACAACCTACAGAAATTCAGTGATCTGTTCCCTGGGCTTCAATACAAAAAGTGTAAGAGCTGTTTTTACCAGATGATAAAGAATCAAATAACTATTCTTTAAGGCTCTCTGCATTTTATCTGTCTTATTTTATAAGCTATGGACAAACTCAAGCTTCTTTCACATTCTTGCAGATGTAGAGATAAGTAGAGGTACCCACACAAGGATGACTTAAGAATGTTTCATTGAACCACCCtacaaggaaggagaaaacatgAAACCAAGACTCAGACACTGGAAAGATTTTCTTCTGTACCTCTGTATCTTTTGATGGTTTAGCATTTAGACTGGATTTCTTAAGGAAACACTGTATCATACTTAACTGGATAAAAATAGTTCAGAATACAACATATACTGATTGAAGTGCCAGAGCATGACTTTCCGCGTTAGTATATCAAGCCTGTCTCATACTGTAGactttgttttatgttttatttaataacaAAACCATTGTCAAAACAGAACCATTAAGTACTACCCTGAATGGACAGGAATGGAAATGTTGTAACATTTATTTGAGAAAAAGCAACATCAAACCATCTGCTGAGATATACTGTACCTGTTGATAAGGCTGGTCTTCCCAACATACAGGTCTCCTACCACAACCACTTTGGATATTTTCAGCCTGTTATAAACATTTGAAAGCATTAAAAGTTTTTAGTAGCAATTTCAACATTCTCTCTCTAAAAATTTTGATTTGGATCCTTAAATTGCAGCTGATGAGTACCTGTGCCTCCAGTACACCTGTGCTGCAGGATCAGAGTCttaaaacttaagaaaaaggtcacacacacacaaaaccccaacaacaacaacaacaaaacctacCCACAAACAACGActacccccaaaaaaaaaccacaccaaaaaaaccagaaaaccaaaaaccaaaccaaaacccttgGGAGCAGAAATAGTCCATTTCTTActctgcatatatttttttttaatatagttccATGGGACATACCTAAACTCTATTCTATTAAAATTGCTTTGACTACAAGTATACACATTTGGCCATTTGCTCATCAGACCATAGAGTATCTGCATCCTTGTCACTAAAATTAATCACAAGTTTCTCATTGACTTTAATACCACAAATCAAGTCCTAAGTGCAGAAACAAGAAATTGCTGATAATGAAATAACCCACTGCAGAATTTGTCTCTGGGAACAAAACCCCACATGGTTAGAGCCAATACATTTTCTGACTATCTGGAATAATATTAATCTGAAGCTAGCTTCATGTAAATAATCCTCTTTGCTCTGGGTCCTCCCACAGAATACAGCAGATGGGATTTCGGTGACTCAGCCCACATTCTTAAAATTGAAATGTAGTGTATCTTTTAGGAGATACAGGGGGATAAGTGAATGTAAGTGTATTTGTTGACCTGAACTTGGATTGACACCTCCCATATGCATGCTACAAAAATGGCTTAAGAGGTTTAACATTCTTCTGTATCAAGGAATGgctttttaaacaaaggaaTAATCTTCTATTGAATACTATTTCTGGTTATATCAGGCTTACATGTGATACTGAATCCAAGTTACCTATTCTAAATAGTCCAAATCTTGACTGGTAAGCTGTGTGactaatatttcagaaaaaaaggcgGCATTTTGTGTGCCAGTCAATGCTAATTGGGTGGCCACAGGCCCCTAAGCCACTGACATGTCTCTGCTACTGATAAAATACTGAATACAATCAATGACCttaagggaaaagcaaaaaataggTGATGGTTTAGAGGTGTGTGTTCTATTAATTcatatttgggggaaaaaaacccccatagATTAGACAAGTTAACACATTGATGGAATATCAAGAGAGTCTTAAATACTGTCATTAGCTAGTGAATTTCTCAGACTACCTTTCCAAATgacaaaggaatattccattaCTTGGGATAATGGAAAAGACAGACAATGGTTATTCCTGTCAAGTTTTACAATTACTGCACGAGACAGTTGTCTGTCCCTCCTACCCCCgccccaccaaaaaaaaagatctaatCATATCTAGAGAGCAGTGACAGGAAAAGTCGTTTTATTCACAAAGCCAAAATGTAAAGCCTTTTAGCTATACTGTTACCAGAATAAATGAACTGGAGAGTTGGTTtactctggaaataaaaaaccaaatagATCTTGGTTACGGGGAGTGTGTGTGGGGTGGTGGTGCAATGCCTCAATTCACTAAAGCATGTCTTGATAGCAAAATTATCTGGAAATTTTTGACAAATTTACGTGAAACTAAGATAGTGACTGTACTTCTAAAAAGCAATAAACTCACCGATGTCTCTCAGGGAGACAAATTTTGGCTTCAATTTTTTTTCGCAGGACTCCCcagtgaaattaataaaaagttCTGTTTAAAGATGGATATCATGACAAGTCTCGTAATCAACAACTCTAGATTTGAAAGAATAGTGAGCTACTTGTCAGTATTCACAGAAGCTCCACTTTATGAAAAATCCTTCACAGTGGAACACAAACATTTATCGTTAAAGCATAcagctatttattttaactgaataGTGATGATTTCTAACACAGTTTAGCTTTCTTGCCTTGCTTCAGGAATTAAATCAGTACAAGTAACAGTTCTGGGAGAGAgattatgtggaaaaaaaaacttcttaaaGAATATTACAAGGGAATAAAACAGTCTATTTGGATTTTTCAATGCTATCTATTTAGCAGAATTTTGCTCCAGCTTTAAGGAAACATTTAAGACAACTTCTCAGCATGCATACTTTAAAAGAGTAAAGCTAGGTTCTTATGTGTTTCAAGCAACTTAGACTGCTGTATGTTTATATCCCCCCAAAGCCTTTACTAACTGCTCACTGGGAACACCAACAGAGAACACAGCAAGGCTAGATCTGCCCTATTCCTTATAGCTGCTCTAGAATTTGGTTGCCATACTGACCTGCATGTCAAAAATTCAACACTAATTTTAAACAGTCAATCTTTTAAACTAAGAGTTTAGTTCAAAGTTGCTAAACAACTCAACTATTTTTTTCAACACTATGTATGCCAGCAGAAAAAGTATCTTTGACACTTATGGGAAGAAGAGGCACTTTATTCATTTACCACCAAACAGGTCAGAGAACTGCCATGTGCATGGGCTTAGTTGCCTTGAAATGTACAGGAGCGAGGAAGATGAGGAATGAGGGAGGGAAATCCTGTGAAGGAAGCAGGCTATAAAGAGCTTAAGatattttcttcattgcatGCGTGGTTTATTACAAACTTACCCAGCTGTTTCAGTGCTCCGCTGACAAACAGTCCTGACCTGTGCATGGAAGTTCTCTTTGAACTGCAGACAGGCCTCAGGTGTGTACCACTGAAAACATGAGAGAACAGCTACCAGGATAAATTGTCTTGATGTCTACCTTGCAAGAAGTCAaatcagcaaggaaaaaatagaTGAGATGATTAATTAAAAGTGTTTGTCAAGCACAGGGGTACCCTGCCATAAGAAACGGGATAGCTTTGGTTAGAAGGTAGTAAGTCTTCCCCAGTTATGTTTGTAAAAAGTCCTTTGAACAGCACCATCATTTGACCACCTTTCTGAGTGTCAGCATCTGAGCACTAGCTAAACTTCCACAGTCAAATAAATTTGCTCATCATTCTGTACAATAGCAAGTACCTTAAATTATCCCAGTAATCTAAGACACACAAGACAAACACAGATGGGAGCATACCTCCAGCAAGTCATTATTACGTGAAACTAAGATAGTGACTCTTACATGTGTGAAACACTGTTTTTATTACTAGTTTTTAATTAGgcattaaaaatgaggaaagtgTATTTTACCCTATATTTGCTTAAAATAGCTGTGGtagttttcataaaattaaaagcaaaatatgtggCAGAGatcaagcagagaaaaaaaatacaaagtccCTTAAAAGGATCTTTTGAACAACTGAAAAACCAGAATGATAATCCCTTGCCCTTCCCTGTCCTTAACTCTTCCATTATACAAGTACAAAACTCTTTGGCAACGTGAATGATCCTTCCTCTCTGTGTTTCTACAGTTCCTATTACATTTGGCCTACAGTATAACTAAGGTTCCTATACAAACAGGAAGTTAAAATTGCCTCAGATTCTTCAACCAAAACCTCCACATAGATCTAACTAGACTTTCTGCATATTTAATATCAGCTAtggtttttatttccccttgGTGTAGGAACTCTTTAAGCATGTAATTATTAATGTTTGGCTGAAATAACAAGATAGATATTATAAGATAATACTTCTGTGAGCAAGAGTCACTTTCtgtaaaggttaaaaaaagaaaagaagattatTATTAAAGATATCAGCAATGAATGGGAACCTGAGGTCACAttcatctttgaaagaaatcCTTAAACAATTTGTAATTTAGCAGAAGACAACAACTGTACATtagattaaaatattattagcaCAAGGGAAAATAAGCTCAGTGTGGCAGGTGCTACGTACTGTGATCAGAGGGATAAAGAATGCTTACCTTGGGAAACTCGGAGATTATTCTGTCCCTACTCACTGGGGGAACCAAATACATTAGGTTGGATTTCATCCTCCAAGTTCAATTAAATTCTACCAGACAGGAAATATGTAAAGAGAAACATAGTATTTAGGAATTCCTTCAGTACAgagaaaacaagatttaaaaaaaaaaaaaaaaaaaaaaagaacagttctTATAGactcacctttttttccccttcagtaCAACTGGCATTTCTTTGATTGTATTAGCGTTAAAGAAAACCTGTTTCCCGTGTAAAAGGAAGCACTTCAGTGCACATAGCTGTAGTAACAAATAGGGGCTTTCTGAAACTACACGGCATCGACTCTAATTCCATGGGAGGGCAGAGAACAGTTCACTTAATTCAACATAAGTGCTCACAGTTTAGGCCTCAAAGGATTTTGCAGcgtttaatttaaaaatctcgGTCATCATTGTTTGAAATGCCCCTGCGCTAAGCACATTAATAAATGTTAGGGGATACCAGATTTCATTCGGtcagaagaaaggaggaaagatgaAGCTGCCACATTTCTTGGCACAACATCAAACTTTCATCCAAGATCAGCtctgaaagaatgaaataagTAGATAGTCTGACTTAGAAAAAGAATGATGTTCCCATGAAAATCACAAATGCCTTTAGATATCCCACTTGAGACATAACCATTTAGTTATGCAATGAAACCTCGTAGGCTGTTGGGGGAGGAGGCCCTTGACAGGGTACCAGGTTCCTACCGGCAACCGAAAGAACGTTTCTAGTAAGCACATTCATCGCGTAGCAAAGCGTAACGAAGAACTCACCGTGCAGCCGCTGATGCAGCGGGATGGCAGCCACCGAAGCAGCTCAGCCCGCCGCTGCGGGGCCGTAGCAACGGCTTGCAAcgcttcccttcctccccttctctcACAGGTTGGGAAGGCGGAGTTGGGCTCATTTAACTACACGGAGGGCCCtagttttaaaagaacaagCTTGTTTTAGTGGCCGTACGGATTCCTTTGATCAGAAACTGCACCTTAATAAACCCAACGATCCCCTCATCCTGTATAAGAAAATAGCTCCATTTTCTTCAAAGATAGTTTGTATATATGGATACAAAGAGCAGGATTAGCCCAGCAGACAAAGAACTAACAGAGTGGGGAATTGTAACAGTGCTAATATTAAGCATAGTAACAGTTAAAAAGAAACTcctgagggatttttttttttcagaatctcAACTTGATTTCATCTCAGCGTTAGAGTGAGGAGATGTGCATGCCGCAAATGAGACATTCTAAATTATATTAATGTCTTTCTAGTCATTAGTAATCTTGCATTCTAACATACCAAACACTAAAGACAAGGAATGAGATATCACACAGCTCTTCCATATTGTTAATCAGCTCATTAGTTTAGACAGCATTTATTATGCTAGACTGTAATTTAGGATGCTAAAAGATTCTGCTATTTATTTCAGTAGGATTTAAATTTCCAAATTTCAGGACAAAAGAAAGTTCTTGCATTCTAGTAGtcttatttttataatgctGGAACAGTCCTGGACCTCTTAGCATCCAGCAGACAAGCCTCTCCCATTCCTGCAGCAGACTAAAAATGTTAAAGGGCGAATTAGTGTGGATAGGTAATTTTACACAATGAGTAAGTATATAACAAAAAACCTACAGTTGTGTTTTATAACACCATACTAATAATAATGCTCAACAAAATTCCTAGTCTGCTACTTAGAATTAATGCTTTATTCCCTCTTGTGAGGAATTGCTTTTAAATCATTTCAGGCACTCATGTGATCTCAACCACACTGAAACACCCACTTCTCCCCAAAGAATCCAGATTTGCAGCTGATGGCTTATTCACCAAAGAAGGTGAcattacagtatttatttattaccaTATGC
This DNA window, taken from Phalacrocorax carbo chromosome 15, bPhaCar2.1, whole genome shotgun sequence, encodes the following:
- the RAB36 gene encoding ras-related protein Rab-36 isoform X2, with translation MKSNLMYLVPPVSRDRIISEFPKWYTPEACLQFKENFHAQVRTVCQRSTETAGLKISKVVVVGDLYVGKTSLINRWDTAGQEKFKCIASAYYRGAEVIITVFDLADIQTLDHTKQWLEDVLRENEPDSSLIFLVGTKKDLVSDAVCERTELDAIRFAKEMRAEYWSVSAKTGENVRAFFSRVAALTFEQSMIKELEKTAGHVAQIGAGNLIKLEKSMTEIPEGKTQASLSCC
- the RAB36 gene encoding ras-related protein Rab-36 isoform X1, with translation MKSNLMYLVPPVSRDRIISEFPKWYTPEACLQFKENFHAQVRTVCQRSTETAGLKISKVVVVGDLYVGKTSLINRFCKDNFDRDYKATIGVDFEIERFEIIGMPYNLQIWDTAGQEKFKCIASAYYRGAEVIITVFDLADIQTLDHTKQWLEDVLRENEPDSSLIFLVGTKKDLVSDAVCERTELDAIRFAKEMRAEYWSVSAKTGENVRAFFSRVAALTFEQSMIKELEKTAGHVAQIGAGNLIKLEKSMTEIPEGKTQASLSCC